One genomic segment of Actinoplanes ianthinogenes includes these proteins:
- a CDS encoding HEXXH motif domain-containing protein, which yields MTANQRDATAALPTHRLPQPDFAGLSNGTGTAEAMRRLATSERSWRLVALRSVREALAADPDATGPLAPVSQAWDLLLSAERASPAGFEAALTYPQTGIWAAHLLRRLRAVVTDPAPLWTDVGYLHLLAAAAAIRAGVDFSITVPVRAGAVVLPGLGHAVLADTPEAGTAEVRRSGPVVEIAAGGQTVRRGGPGWRDLPACAAEHDGARIAVLLDDIDPYRNLRGWSAPAPLPDADVRRWRALLTDAWRLLVEQDRERAEAVAAAMTIVVPLPAAQPYRPLSATCDEAFAAVLASMPDDTEQLAVTMIHETQHVALGALLHLIPLVERNDGARRYAPWRDDPRPVSGLLQGVYAFIGITGFWRHRRHSTDDRTAEFEFALWTVQLRRVLTALTGDPDLTEHGRDLVSGLTVTVGGWAADPVDPRAGRLAALAADDHYGQWRAYHLPVGPTRLDGLLDAWRAGAPQPKPAGVDGLDDPRPVTDTSVRWLDGRAVLARVLLAEPERFARITDRPETVTTEVPGALPPDLDLLAGHPERARDGYLAAIAAAPADPRPWLGLGLALAELGAPDNAAVRRPELVRAMARAFDAAGEEIPALRLIDWLGSY from the coding sequence TTGACCGCCAACCAGCGAGACGCCACCGCAGCGCTGCCCACCCACCGGCTGCCGCAGCCGGACTTCGCCGGCCTCAGCAACGGCACCGGCACCGCCGAGGCGATGCGCCGGCTCGCCACCTCGGAGCGGAGCTGGCGGCTGGTCGCACTGCGTTCGGTGCGCGAGGCGCTGGCCGCCGACCCGGACGCCACCGGGCCGCTCGCCCCGGTCTCGCAGGCGTGGGACCTGCTCCTGAGTGCCGAGCGCGCCTCGCCGGCCGGCTTCGAGGCGGCGCTGACCTACCCGCAGACCGGCATCTGGGCCGCCCACCTGCTGCGCCGGCTGCGCGCGGTGGTCACCGACCCGGCGCCGCTCTGGACCGATGTCGGGTACCTGCATCTGCTGGCCGCCGCCGCGGCGATCCGGGCCGGCGTCGACTTCAGCATCACCGTGCCGGTCCGGGCCGGCGCCGTCGTGCTGCCCGGCCTGGGGCACGCGGTGCTGGCGGACACCCCGGAGGCCGGCACCGCCGAGGTGCGGCGGTCCGGTCCGGTGGTCGAGATCGCCGCGGGCGGGCAGACGGTACGCCGGGGCGGCCCCGGCTGGCGCGACCTGCCGGCCTGTGCCGCCGAGCACGACGGCGCCCGGATCGCCGTGCTGCTGGACGACATCGACCCTTATCGGAACCTGCGCGGCTGGTCCGCCCCCGCTCCCCTGCCGGACGCCGACGTGCGGCGCTGGCGGGCGCTGCTCACCGACGCCTGGCGGCTGCTGGTCGAGCAGGACCGGGAGCGGGCCGAGGCGGTGGCCGCGGCGATGACGATCGTGGTGCCGCTGCCGGCCGCCCAGCCGTACCGGCCGCTCAGCGCCACCTGCGACGAGGCGTTCGCCGCCGTGCTCGCATCGATGCCGGACGATACCGAGCAGCTCGCGGTGACCATGATCCACGAGACCCAGCACGTCGCTCTGGGCGCGTTGCTGCACCTCATCCCGCTGGTGGAGCGCAACGACGGCGCCCGCCGGTACGCGCCCTGGCGCGACGATCCCCGCCCGGTCAGCGGCCTGCTCCAGGGTGTCTACGCGTTCATCGGGATCACCGGCTTCTGGCGCCACCGCCGGCACAGCACCGACGACCGGACCGCCGAGTTCGAGTTCGCCCTCTGGACCGTCCAGCTGCGCCGCGTGCTGACCGCGCTGACCGGCGACCCGGACCTGACCGAGCACGGCCGTGACCTGGTCAGCGGGCTGACCGTCACGGTCGGCGGCTGGGCCGCGGACCCGGTCGACCCCCGGGCCGGGCGGCTCGCCGCGCTGGCCGCCGACGACCACTACGGTCAGTGGCGGGCGTACCACCTGCCGGTCGGCCCCACCCGGCTGGACGGCCTGCTCGACGCCTGGCGGGCCGGGGCGCCCCAGCCGAAACCGGCCGGCGTGGACGGCCTCGACGACCCCCGCCCGGTCACCGACACGAGCGTCCGCTGGCTCGACGGGCGGGCCGTGCTGGCCCGGGTGCTGCTGGCCGAGCCGGAGCGCTTCGCCCGGATCACCGACCGGCCGGAGACGGTGACCACCGAGGTTCCCGGCGCGCTGCCGCCCGACCTGGATCTGCTCGCCGGCCACCCGGAACGGGCCCGCGACGGCTATCTCGCGGCGATCGCGGCGGCCCCGGCCGACCCCCGGCCGTGGCTGGGCCTGGGCCTCGCCCTGGCCGAGCTCGGCGCGCCGGACAACGCGGCGGTGCGCCGGCCGGAGCTGGTCCGGGCGATGGCCCGGGCGTTCGACGCCGCCGGCGAGGAGATCCCGGCGCTCCGTCTGATCGATTGGCTGGGGAGCTACTGA
- the fxsT gene encoding FxSxx-COOH system tetratricopeptide repeat protein: MTDHPSRIEERAVRLPGGLVAQWPALAVPVDPSLTAAFGLLDPAWELELIVDQHYSMAVWADALDRFAAALETAGDQRRTVVRRGLRVPAAGTVRLTGPEPGPGTRLTLIFTDGAAPGWANGVPFRRMRQWATAGAVAVVHLLPQAMWRRWGLPVERLRLYRDGDGPVHNATLGREPLDGILTAVPDGVVPVPVLEFGSSWMEAWVRLLAHSGPADAHLACLLLPATAPAVVVPGAASDPIASFRSAVSPKATELATRLAAAAPLNLDVMRLIQATLLPQSEPAHLAEILVAGLVRPVDPGPAADADGLVTHEFIPGARAELLTASPRADTLRVVRILDSYLGEHVPAVRRMAATLDDPDRAGDVPVLPGERSITEVHVTVLRALAFRYRQPAALLQEQVDRMAPAGSPSSGSVPAPDAVEDHMTQPLESDPVPRAVAPAPPRPAVRVPTIWGNVPPRNPNFTGRTEVLEQLKNPHEGEATAVLPEALHGMGGVGKTQVVVEYVYRNSVDYDVVWWIPAERPAQIASSLVELAQKLGLPVKAEAAAIPAVREALRIGVPYQNWLLVFDNADAPATVRDYFPMGGPGRILVTSRNPQWSAVAQSVEVDVFRREESIALLTRRAPKISVEQADNLAAVLGDLPLAIEQAGAWLGETGMQATEYLRLFKDQQIALLEVSPPPDYPVPVAAAWNVSLDHLARNRPAALRLLQLCALMAPEPISRALFSRDLRVQISPELDTTLRDPIQLNRAIREINRYALARIDHAKNTIQMHRLVQAVLVERMTPEERDLMRRGAHQVLASNDPGEPRDRDSWPKYGMLYPHLSASDAVTEAELPWVRDLVINEAKYHSYFGNVAEALEIAETAYRAWGERLGQNDGQTLQIGRWYGYTLFTVGRYEEAAALNAHLRDIYLQEVGPDHEETLEAIQAVASDLRVQGRFGESLELSQDVYDRCVRLADVDDPLALNAAHNLAVSMRLAGQFEAARRVDQDTYERKVRAFGQNHEESLRAMRGVLIDRRQLGDYLTSREEFERLATTFAESLGERDPQTVETLRSLSVTRRKAGDHKLALKLSASVFDLYDSDRALGPDNPTTMQAALNLSLDLRQAGEMERAAEVATENFQRFRSKLGKLHPHTLASGGNLAIIHRLKGDVDQAVQLNTATLERLREALGEDHILTLSCATNLASDLFADGLVQEAHDLDKPNLERYRAVIGQDHPSTLAAALNLAIDLRALGRTEAAYELHSDTLNRYHEVLGAAHPATRDAARWERANCDMDVMPL; the protein is encoded by the coding sequence GTGACCGACCACCCCTCGCGGATCGAGGAGCGCGCGGTACGCCTGCCCGGAGGCCTCGTCGCGCAATGGCCGGCACTCGCCGTCCCGGTCGACCCGTCGCTCACCGCCGCGTTCGGCCTGCTGGATCCGGCGTGGGAGCTGGAGCTCATCGTCGACCAGCACTACTCGATGGCGGTCTGGGCGGACGCCCTGGACCGGTTCGCCGCCGCCCTGGAGACCGCCGGCGACCAGCGCCGCACCGTGGTACGCCGCGGCCTGCGGGTGCCGGCCGCCGGAACGGTACGGCTCACCGGCCCGGAGCCCGGCCCGGGCACCCGGCTGACCCTGATCTTCACCGACGGCGCGGCCCCCGGCTGGGCCAACGGCGTGCCGTTCCGCCGCATGCGCCAGTGGGCCACGGCCGGCGCGGTCGCGGTGGTGCACCTGCTCCCCCAGGCGATGTGGCGCCGCTGGGGGCTGCCGGTGGAGCGGCTCCGGCTCTACCGGGACGGCGACGGGCCGGTGCACAACGCCACCCTCGGCCGGGAGCCGCTGGACGGGATCCTCACCGCGGTCCCGGACGGTGTCGTCCCGGTGCCGGTCCTCGAGTTCGGATCGTCCTGGATGGAGGCCTGGGTCCGGCTGCTGGCCCACTCCGGCCCGGCCGACGCCCACCTGGCCTGCCTGCTGCTGCCGGCGACCGCGCCGGCCGTCGTCGTCCCGGGCGCGGCGTCCGACCCGATCGCGTCGTTCCGGTCCGCGGTCTCGCCGAAGGCGACCGAGCTGGCCACCCGGCTGGCCGCCGCGGCGCCGCTGAACCTGGACGTGATGCGGCTGATCCAGGCCACCCTGCTGCCCCAGTCGGAACCCGCCCACCTGGCCGAGATCCTGGTCGCCGGGCTGGTGCGGCCGGTCGATCCGGGTCCGGCCGCGGACGCCGACGGCCTGGTGACCCACGAGTTCATCCCCGGCGCCCGAGCCGAGCTGCTCACCGCGTCGCCCCGCGCGGACACCCTGCGGGTGGTCCGCATCCTCGACTCCTACCTCGGTGAGCACGTTCCGGCGGTCCGCCGGATGGCGGCCACGCTCGACGATCCGGACCGGGCCGGCGATGTCCCCGTCCTGCCGGGCGAACGGTCGATCACCGAGGTCCACGTCACCGTCCTGCGGGCGCTCGCGTTCCGGTACCGGCAACCGGCCGCGCTCCTGCAGGAACAGGTGGATCGAATGGCGCCCGCGGGGTCGCCGAGCTCCGGCTCGGTGCCCGCGCCCGACGCGGTGGAGGACCACATGACACAGCCCCTGGAATCGGATCCCGTGCCGCGGGCGGTCGCGCCCGCCCCACCCCGGCCGGCCGTGCGAGTGCCCACCATCTGGGGAAACGTGCCACCGCGCAACCCGAACTTCACGGGTCGCACCGAGGTGCTGGAACAGCTCAAGAACCCGCACGAGGGCGAGGCCACGGCGGTGCTGCCGGAGGCGTTGCACGGCATGGGCGGCGTCGGCAAGACCCAGGTCGTAGTCGAATACGTCTATCGCAATTCAGTCGATTACGACGTGGTCTGGTGGATCCCGGCGGAACGCCCCGCCCAGATCGCCTCCTCCCTGGTGGAGCTGGCGCAGAAACTCGGCCTCCCGGTGAAGGCCGAGGCGGCGGCGATCCCGGCCGTGCGTGAGGCGCTGCGGATCGGCGTGCCGTACCAGAACTGGCTGCTGGTCTTCGACAACGCGGACGCCCCGGCGACGGTCCGGGACTACTTCCCGATGGGCGGTCCCGGGCGGATCCTGGTGACGTCGCGCAACCCGCAGTGGAGCGCGGTGGCGCAGTCCGTGGAGGTGGACGTCTTCCGGCGCGAGGAGAGCATCGCCCTGCTCACCCGCCGGGCACCGAAGATCAGCGTCGAGCAGGCCGACAACCTCGCCGCCGTCCTCGGCGACCTGCCCCTGGCGATCGAGCAGGCCGGTGCGTGGCTCGGCGAGACCGGCATGCAGGCCACCGAGTACCTCCGGCTGTTCAAGGACCAGCAGATCGCCCTGCTGGAGGTGTCCCCGCCGCCGGACTACCCGGTGCCGGTCGCGGCCGCGTGGAACGTGTCGCTCGACCATCTGGCCCGCAACCGTCCCGCGGCTCTGCGGTTGTTGCAGCTCTGTGCCCTGATGGCGCCGGAGCCGATCTCCCGCGCGCTGTTCTCCAGGGACCTGCGGGTGCAGATCAGCCCGGAGCTGGACACCACGCTGCGGGACCCGATCCAGCTGAACCGGGCGATCCGGGAGATCAACCGGTACGCGCTCGCCCGGATCGACCACGCGAAGAACACCATCCAGATGCACCGCCTGGTCCAGGCCGTCCTGGTCGAGCGGATGACGCCGGAGGAACGCGATCTCATGCGGCGCGGCGCGCACCAGGTGCTGGCCAGCAACGACCCGGGCGAACCCCGCGATCGCGACTCCTGGCCCAAGTACGGCATGCTCTATCCGCACCTGTCGGCCTCCGACGCGGTCACCGAGGCGGAGCTGCCCTGGGTCCGCGACCTCGTGATCAACGAGGCGAAATACCACTCCTACTTCGGCAACGTCGCCGAGGCGCTGGAGATCGCGGAGACGGCCTATCGGGCGTGGGGCGAACGACTCGGCCAGAACGACGGGCAGACCCTGCAGATCGGCCGCTGGTACGGCTACACCCTGTTCACCGTCGGCCGGTACGAGGAGGCCGCCGCACTCAACGCCCACCTGCGCGACATCTATCTCCAGGAGGTCGGCCCCGACCACGAGGAGACCCTGGAGGCGATCCAGGCGGTCGCCTCCGACCTGCGCGTGCAGGGCCGGTTCGGCGAGTCGCTCGAGCTGTCCCAGGACGTGTACGACCGCTGCGTGCGGCTGGCCGACGTCGATGACCCGCTGGCCCTGAACGCCGCGCACAACCTGGCCGTGAGCATGCGCCTGGCCGGGCAGTTCGAGGCGGCGCGCCGGGTCGACCAGGACACCTACGAGCGCAAGGTCCGCGCCTTCGGGCAGAACCACGAGGAGTCGCTGCGCGCGATGCGCGGCGTCCTGATCGACCGCCGCCAGCTGGGTGACTACCTGACGTCGCGGGAGGAGTTCGAGCGGCTGGCCACGACGTTCGCGGAGAGTCTCGGCGAGCGCGACCCGCAGACGGTGGAGACGTTGCGCAGCCTGTCGGTCACCCGCCGCAAGGCCGGCGACCACAAGCTGGCGTTGAAGCTCTCCGCCTCGGTGTTCGACCTCTACGACTCCGACCGCGCCCTCGGGCCGGACAACCCGACCACGATGCAGGCCGCCCTCAACCTGTCCCTGGACCTGCGCCAGGCCGGCGAGATGGAACGGGCCGCGGAGGTGGCGACGGAGAATTTCCAGCGGTTCCGCAGCAAGCTCGGCAAGCTGCACCCGCACACCCTGGCCTCGGGCGGCAACCTGGCCATCATCCACCGGCTCAAGGGCGACGTGGACCAGGCCGTCCAGCTCAACACCGCCACGCTGGAACGGCTGCGCGAGGCGCTGGGCGAGGACCACATCCTGACGCTGAGCTGCGCCACCAACCTGGCCAGCGACCTGTTCGCCGACGGGCTGGTCCAGGAGGCGCACGACCTCGACAAGCCGAACCTGGAGCGGTACCGCGCCGTGATCGGCCAGGACCACCCGTCGACTTTGGCGGCGGCGCTGAACCTGGCCATCGACCTGCGGGCTCTGGGCCGCACCGAGGCGGCGTACGAGCTGCACAGCGACACCCTGAACCGGTATCACGAGGTGCTCGGCGCGGCCCACCCGGCCACCCGGGACGCGGCCCGGTGGGAGCGGGCCAACTGCGACATGGACGTCATGCCGCTGTGA
- a CDS encoding serine/threonine-protein kinase, producing the protein MHEVWPAPGALLVSRYRLVTLLETGGMAQVWRATDELLDRPVAVKLPAGDIRAAHLAWREARLAARLSHPGIAAVHDYREAVRPDGSVVPFVVMELLAGETVAARLCDGPVPWPAAAAVGAAVAAALAAAHAAGVVHRDIKPGNVMLCEGGVKLLDFGISAPAGEPDDDDTGATFGTPAYAAPERLDGKPAEPATDLYGLGVLLFEMVAGEPPYSVDTWEELAVARQLGATPLPEGLPAPLADLIHRCLDDDPERRPSAAEAWKVLAELAPSEDKRSPTIPLPGARPTGHAPIPTVGLHGRVTRGRKIAVGAALGATAVAFLALVHVVTQSNEDLAEPPAPLPPSVAPSTVPTTAATTATTPTTATTAPSPKREQKPTAEATTLTVEAALGRVEAAVEQGEQSGAIRPDVAQDFRNILAQLATQDDPDIQGQVTLLRKKVRQRLGEGGLTADQAAVLQDRLTDLGQARA; encoded by the coding sequence ATGCACGAAGTTTGGCCGGCGCCGGGTGCCCTGCTGGTCTCGCGGTACCGCCTTGTCACCTTGCTGGAGACAGGCGGGATGGCGCAGGTCTGGCGGGCCACCGACGAGCTGCTCGATCGTCCCGTCGCGGTCAAACTGCCGGCCGGTGACATCCGCGCCGCGCACCTGGCCTGGCGCGAGGCCCGGCTGGCGGCGCGCCTCTCGCACCCCGGCATCGCGGCCGTGCACGACTATCGGGAGGCGGTCCGGCCGGACGGCTCGGTCGTGCCGTTCGTGGTGATGGAGCTGCTTGCCGGCGAGACCGTGGCGGCCCGGCTCTGCGACGGCCCGGTGCCGTGGCCGGCCGCCGCCGCGGTGGGCGCCGCGGTCGCCGCCGCGCTCGCCGCCGCGCACGCCGCCGGGGTGGTGCACCGCGACATCAAGCCGGGCAACGTGATGCTCTGCGAGGGCGGGGTGAAACTGCTCGACTTCGGGATCAGCGCGCCCGCCGGCGAGCCGGACGACGACGACACCGGCGCGACGTTCGGCACTCCGGCGTACGCGGCTCCGGAGCGCCTGGACGGCAAGCCCGCCGAGCCCGCCACCGACCTCTACGGGCTCGGCGTCCTGCTCTTCGAGATGGTGGCCGGCGAGCCGCCCTACAGTGTGGACACCTGGGAGGAGCTGGCGGTCGCCCGGCAGCTCGGCGCCACCCCGCTGCCCGAGGGCCTGCCCGCGCCACTGGCCGACCTGATCCACCGCTGCCTCGACGACGACCCGGAACGACGCCCGTCCGCCGCCGAGGCGTGGAAGGTGCTCGCCGAGCTGGCCCCCTCCGAGGACAAGAGGTCGCCGACCATCCCGCTGCCCGGCGCCCGTCCCACCGGGCACGCCCCGATCCCGACCGTCGGCCTGCACGGCCGGGTCACCCGGGGCCGCAAGATCGCCGTGGGCGCGGCGCTGGGCGCCACCGCGGTCGCGTTCCTGGCGCTGGTGCACGTGGTCACCCAGTCCAACGAGGACCTGGCCGAGCCGCCCGCCCCGCTGCCGCCCTCGGTCGCGCCGTCGACCGTGCCGACCACCGCGGCCACCACGGCCACCACACCCACCACGGCCACCACAGCGCCTTCGCCGAAGAGGGAGCAGAAACCCACCGCCGAGGCCACCACGCTGACCGTCGAGGCCGCGCTGGGCCGGGTGGAGGCCGCGGTCGAGCAGGGCGAGCAGTCCGGCGCGATCCGCCCGGACGTGGCGCAGGACTTCCGGAACATCCTCGCCCAGCTGGCCACCCAGGACGATCCCGACATCCAGGGGCAGGTCACGCTGCTGCGCAAGAAGGTGCGGCAGCGTCTGGGCGAGGGCGGCCTGACGGCCGATCAGGCCGCGGTGCTCCAGGACCGCCTGACCGATCTCGGTCAGGCGCGGGCTTAG
- a CDS encoding LacI family DNA-binding transcriptional regulator: MRDHSNRSAGRPTLEEVASRAGVGRGTVSRVVNGSAQVSPKARKAVQDAIDELGYVPNRAARALVTQRTDSIALVVFESGERFFAEPFFGRIVQSVSSVLVARNLQMVLMIAQAPEERRQLEGYLTRQHVDGALLLSVHGDDPLPALLEERGVPTVRAGRPAHPAPVSFVDADNRGGARAAVAYLQEQGRRFIATITGPMDTAPGVARYQGYRDVVGEGPAAAGDFGEISGAMAMEWLLANYPQLDAVFAASDMMAAGALRVLRRSGRRVPEDVAVVGFDDSVIARHTDPPLTSVFQPVEQMGQEMVRLLLAKLDGDEPTEHETVLPTRLILRGSA, from the coding sequence ATGAGGGATCACAGCAACCGCTCGGCCGGGCGGCCGACCTTGGAGGAGGTCGCGTCCCGGGCCGGTGTCGGCCGGGGGACGGTCTCCCGCGTGGTGAACGGGTCGGCGCAGGTCAGTCCGAAAGCCCGCAAAGCGGTGCAGGACGCGATCGACGAGCTGGGCTATGTGCCGAACCGGGCCGCGCGTGCTCTCGTCACGCAGCGAACCGATTCGATAGCGCTCGTGGTTTTCGAGTCCGGCGAGCGGTTCTTCGCCGAGCCGTTCTTCGGCCGGATCGTCCAGTCGGTGTCGTCCGTGCTGGTCGCCCGCAATCTCCAGATGGTCCTGATGATCGCCCAGGCCCCGGAGGAGCGCCGCCAGCTGGAGGGTTACCTGACCCGCCAGCACGTGGACGGCGCGCTGCTGCTCTCGGTGCACGGCGACGACCCGCTCCCGGCGTTGCTCGAGGAGCGTGGCGTGCCGACCGTCCGGGCCGGTCGCCCGGCGCACCCGGCCCCGGTCAGCTTCGTCGACGCGGACAACCGCGGGGGCGCCCGCGCCGCTGTGGCCTATCTCCAGGAGCAGGGGCGGCGGTTCATCGCGACGATCACCGGCCCGATGGACACGGCGCCCGGTGTGGCCCGTTACCAGGGTTACCGCGACGTCGTCGGGGAGGGCCCGGCGGCGGCCGGCGACTTCGGCGAGATCAGCGGCGCCATGGCGATGGAGTGGCTGCTCGCCAACTATCCGCAGCTGGACGCGGTGTTCGCGGCATCGGACATGATGGCGGCCGGGGCGCTGCGGGTGCTGCGCCGCTCGGGCCGCCGGGTGCCGGAGGACGTGGCCGTGGTCGGTTTCGACGACTCGGTCATCGCCCGGCACACCGATCCGCCGCTGACCAGCGTGTTCCAGCCGGTGGAGCAGATGGGCCAGGAGATGGTCCGGCTGCTGCTGGCGAAACTGGACGGGGACGAGCCGACCGAGCACGAGACCGTGCTGCCGACCCGGCTGATCCTGCGCGGCTCCGCCTGA
- a CDS encoding helix-turn-helix domain-containing protein: MLLLPRSAPLDVGIPAQVFAPRHGLNYRAIPCAVEPGLQPGRDGLSFHVEAGLEAVATADTVIVPGFTDPTGPVDFRVLEALREAAFRGARIVSICTGAFALAAAGLLDGRRATTHWLQAATLARMYPKVTVDGRVLFVDEGQILTSAGVAAGIDVCLHLVRRDHGVQASNAIARILVAAPYRSGGQSQYVPRSIPEPLSDVFAATREWALAHLEEPLTVASMARHAGVSARTFGRRFVEDTGYTPMQWVLRARVDLARELLERTDLGIDQIAARVGVGTGANLRMHFQRILATSPSEYRKTFGGNLSQADSPPPALRSVGSAGWGHDNTSGD, encoded by the coding sequence ATGCTTCTCCTTCCGCGATCCGCTCCCCTGGACGTCGGCATCCCGGCTCAGGTCTTCGCGCCCCGGCACGGGCTGAACTACCGCGCGATCCCGTGCGCCGTGGAACCCGGTCTCCAGCCCGGCCGCGACGGCCTCAGCTTCCACGTCGAGGCCGGCCTGGAGGCAGTGGCCACGGCGGACACCGTGATCGTGCCCGGCTTCACCGATCCGACCGGCCCGGTCGACTTCCGGGTGCTCGAGGCGCTGCGTGAGGCGGCGTTCCGGGGCGCCCGGATCGTCTCGATCTGCACGGGCGCGTTCGCGCTGGCCGCGGCGGGGCTGCTGGACGGTCGGCGGGCGACGACGCACTGGTTGCAGGCCGCCACGCTGGCCCGGATGTACCCGAAGGTGACCGTCGACGGCCGGGTGCTCTTCGTCGACGAGGGGCAGATCCTCACCTCGGCCGGGGTTGCCGCCGGGATCGACGTCTGCCTGCACCTGGTCCGGCGTGACCACGGCGTGCAGGCGTCCAACGCGATCGCCCGGATCCTGGTGGCCGCGCCGTACCGCAGCGGCGGCCAGTCGCAGTACGTGCCGCGCAGCATTCCGGAGCCGCTCAGCGACGTCTTCGCGGCGACCCGGGAGTGGGCCCTCGCGCATCTGGAGGAGCCGCTCACCGTCGCCTCGATGGCCCGGCACGCCGGGGTGTCGGCGCGCACCTTCGGCCGCCGGTTCGTGGAGGACACCGGGTACACGCCGATGCAGTGGGTCCTGCGGGCGCGCGTGGATCTGGCCCGGGAGCTGCTGGAACGTACCGATCTCGGAATCGACCAGATCGCCGCGCGGGTCGGGGTCGGCACCGGGGCCAACCTGCGCATGCACTTCCAGCGCATCCTCGCCACCTCGCCCAGCGAGTACCGGAAGACCTTTGGCGGAAATCTTTCGCAGGCTGACTCGCCGCCCCCTGCTCTGCGCTCGGTGGGCTCGGCAGGCTGGGGACATGACAACACGAGTGGCGATTAA
- the gap gene encoding type I glyceraldehyde-3-phosphate dehydrogenase: protein MTTRVAINGFGRIGRNVLRAAVGSDVEIVAINDLTGPGTLAHLLRYDSSLGRFDGTVEAHEDHLIVNGRRIEVTAIRTPADLPWKDLGVDVALESTGRFTAAGDARAHLAAGARKVLVGAPSKGADLTIAYGLNHGDYDPAAHDVVSNASCTTNGLAPIASVLDDLATIETGSMTTVHAYTQEQNLQDGPHRDLRRARAAALNIAPTTTGAATAIGLVLPRLAGRLTGYSVRVPVPVGSLVELNAVVERPVTAEEINSAFEAAAAGPLRGILEFSADPLVSTDITGNPASSIFDSLLTAANGRLVKVVAWYDNEWGFANRVVDTLTLLGR from the coding sequence ATGACAACACGAGTGGCGATTAACGGATTCGGACGCATCGGCCGCAACGTCCTGCGGGCGGCCGTCGGCAGCGACGTCGAGATCGTCGCGATCAACGACCTCACCGGCCCCGGCACCCTGGCCCACCTGCTTCGCTACGACAGCTCGCTGGGCCGGTTCGACGGCACGGTCGAGGCGCACGAGGATCACCTGATCGTGAACGGGCGGCGGATCGAGGTGACCGCCATCCGGACGCCGGCCGACCTGCCGTGGAAGGACCTCGGCGTGGACGTGGCGCTGGAGTCGACCGGCCGCTTCACCGCCGCCGGCGACGCCCGCGCGCACCTCGCCGCCGGCGCCCGCAAGGTGCTGGTCGGCGCGCCGTCCAAGGGCGCCGACCTGACCATCGCGTACGGCCTCAACCACGGCGACTACGACCCGGCCGCGCACGACGTCGTCTCGAACGCGTCCTGCACCACCAACGGGCTGGCCCCGATCGCCTCGGTCCTGGACGACCTGGCCACCATCGAGACCGGCTCGATGACCACCGTCCACGCGTACACCCAGGAGCAGAACCTCCAGGACGGCCCGCACCGCGACCTGCGCCGCGCCCGCGCCGCCGCGCTGAACATCGCGCCCACCACGACCGGCGCCGCCACCGCGATCGGCCTGGTCCTGCCCCGGCTGGCGGGCCGGCTCACCGGTTACTCGGTGCGCGTCCCGGTCCCGGTCGGCTCCCTGGTCGAGCTGAACGCCGTGGTCGAACGCCCGGTCACCGCCGAGGAGATCAACAGCGCGTTCGAGGCGGCCGCGGCCGGACCGCTGCGCGGCATCCTGGAGTTCTCGGCGGACCCGCTGGTCTCCACCGACATCACCGGGAACCCGGCGTCGTCGATCTTCGACTCGCTGCTCACCGCGGCGAACGGGCGCCTGGTCAAGGTCGTCGCGTGGTACGACAACGAGTGGGGCTTCGCCAACCGCGTGGTCGACACGCTCACCCTGCTCGGCCGCTGA